In the genome of Zootoca vivipara chromosome 6, rZooViv1.1, whole genome shotgun sequence, the window CTGTGTAGGAACTATTTATTTGTCTCTATGGGGGATATCTATCTGATGGCAATGCTATCTTTTGTGCTGTGCTTTTGTTTCTATGAAAATGTTAGATCAACAGTAGGGGTACCCCCATTTTCTTGCCTGTTGACCCTCCTTGGGGGTCACATTAGTTTTTTACAGCATCATGATCCCTGTTTACAGTGCAGGTCTTGCCAGTTAATTATAAAGCACAGCATGGGTAAACTGGAAGAGGAAACTGAATTCCCTTCCCATGAAGTTTTGGAGACTCCAATATTGGCTAactcccacaagaagtagtgACGACCACTAACATAATAATaacactaattattattattataacattaatgtctttaaaagaaaacaaggcaAATATTGTCACAGGGATTGTGCTGATGTAATTAGTTTGGGAAATTGATAGAGAATAgtgctatcaatggctgctagctatgATACCATAGCTATGTTCTATCTCCAGTGTCGAAAACAGTAATgcctcagaataccagttgctgggaatcacaagttgagAGGGTCATGTTTCCCTCAAGTCCTGCTTCCCCAGAAGCAACTGGACATCATGAGAGCAAGAAGCTGAACTAGATCAGCCTTTGGAAGAGATAAAGTTGCGACCACACTTGGAATGCAGTTCTGGTCTGAAAGCAAGtatcatagagctggaaaagatgcagaaaagggcaaccaataGCTTGAACAACTTGTGTTTAAGAAAAGGTTACAaaatttgggttgttttttttagtttagacagAAGGTGAATATGGGGGCACGTGACAGAGGTATGTACAATTATGCATGATGTGGACACAGGGAAGGTTATGTCCCTTCTCATATTACTAGAACCCAAAGGTGTCAtctagtgaagctgaatgttgggtgattcgggacagacaaaaagaaagaTTTTGTCACACAGtcaaattatggaatttgctgcacattcatggaagataaggctgttAATGGCTACTAACCTATGTATTGTCCAGTATGATAGGCggtatgcctctgagtaccagttgctcaGGAATATGACGGGAGAATGCAGTTGTACTCATtttctgcttgtggtcttcccattaGGGCATTTTATTCACCACTGAGAACTAGATGGGTTTACGTCTGATCTAGTAGGGCTGTTCTATTCTTATTAAAAGGGTGGGAAATTAGCATCATTTCACAACTCTGGTTGTGAGAACAGAAGGTTAATATGTATAAAAGGGTATCTAATGTGTGCCAGATTTCCTGAATTTGGCTGTTTGTGTATATACACAGAAAATCCTTTGATAATTCCATTCCAGTGTAGCAACTCGCACCATAGTATTTTCTGCTGAGGATACGTGGCCTATTATGGGTTGGTTCCATGCATGTGGAAGATATATAAGATATACACATTCCCAATTATCACCCTTGTTAACAGGTCTCACACACACCTTCAGCAGCAAGAATTTgtcttggggagggggctttaAAGTTATAAAGAAGGTGATTTGGTTTTTGCTAACGAACCTCATTGttaggtatacacacacacacctttttaaaGTTGTGCTGCTAGGCTAGGGAGGAATGTGTGAAATGGAAAGAGGGTAAGCTGCTGTCATCGGATGTGTTTTTCCTTCTCCACTGGTGCGTGACACATTTGGTTAAAAGCCCTTCCCACGCAAAATCAGCAGCTtctttcagagtggtttaaaaagTGGAGAATGTTGAAGCCAAAAAGTTTATGGCTTTTAGCTTAGAGGAAATTAAGGCGGGTGGAGAGAATTAAGCTTGTTGTCAGCGGTTATGCACATTAATGCGTACAACTTGGCCAAGCTGGGCTTCATATTAAAACCACACCTTGTTCATTAATGCATTGAATCTTGGAAAGTTTTTCCCTTTGagtttttaaatttaattgtGAGGTGGCTATAAACAGTCCTATAAATTGCTTCAGTTCCTGTGAGCAGCCCCCCAACATGCCATCTTACACTTTTCCCTTCCACTCGGTTCCTGCTTAAACTTTCAGCTTTGTTACATCCTCTGGCTTAGTGTTCCTTAAGTGAATCGCCTGGATGCATGGAAACACCTCacatttttgctgttttgtgCCAACATTTTCTGCTGGGTTACATCACTACAACAGTACTGCTGAGCCCTAATTACCTCCTATCCCAGGGTTTCCCATTCTTAATGTTGAAGATGAAACACATCTCTAGATCCAGCAAGATCACTTCTCTTGTTGGACCGATGTCTGTTAAACTGAAAACACAGTATACTTCATGGCCCATCTTGTATCCTGAAGGGCAAAGTCAGCTTTGAGACCAGAGCACTGGGGTGCATGATATTTTTCTGGCAGCACTTTTGTGATGAGAAATTATTATTCAGTCCTACAGAATGCTGCATGTTTTTTCTTTACAATAAAGTTTCCATTGGCGGTCTTTGATCTGAAAGGAAACATGTCTTGCAGGGTGATACCATTGCCCTTCTTGTGTGTCTTAAAaatctaagaagagcctgctggatcaggccagtgggccaTCTATTCCAGCACCCTGCTTTCACAGTGTCCAACTGGATACCCAAcagaagcccacaggcaggactGAAGTGcagcagcttccttccttcctatggtCTTTTGAGCTGATCTTTTGTTCACGCTCTGCATATTGActgagtttttcttcttcttcttcctccagcaccacagctAGCCAGGAGGCACCAGAGAAATGTTAGGCTCCTTGTTAATTTCAAATAGGAGCTATCTGGCCAAATGTCTAGTTCGTGGCTTATGCCTTCCAGTCTGGGACTCCTCTGGCCTAAGCGCTGCTCACTGCATCTTTAAAGGCCTACATACTAGCAGGACACCTTGTCATGGACAGATTGCTCCTGTCTTCACCAGAGCACTGGCCTTTGGAGATAAAATTGCCATTGTTGACCAACATGGAGAGCACTCCTACAAAGATCTGTACGCTCGAAGCCTCCATCTATCCCAGATGATCTGCAAGACTCTCGGAAGCTCGGGCGGAGACTTGAAGGGTGAACGGATTTCATTTTTGTGCCCCAATGATGCTTCCTATGTAACTGCACAGTgggcttcatggatgagtggagGCACAGCTGTTCCTCTTTACAGAAAACACCCTGTGTCGGAATTGGAGTATTTCATCAAGGACTCTCAAAGTGCTCTCCTTGTTGTAGAGGAAGAGTATGTAGAGAAGGTCACCCCTAGTGCTGAGAAACTTGGGGTTCCTGTGCTTTCGCTTCCCAAATCTGGGAGATGTGGCTCAAAAGTGGACGCATCCCTTCTCAAAGCCAGTTGCCCCATTTCAGAGTGGAAGGGCAGGGCTGCCATGATCATTTACACAAGTGGCACAACTGGGAGACCCAAAGGTGTCCTCAGCACCCACCAGAATGTCCAAGCTGTGGTGAGTTTATTCTTCACCTGCTCAATTGCGGCTCACTTAGGAACCTGTTTTGTTGTGGATGGGCTCAACTGGGGAACAGTAGTAGTAGGAAAAGAGCGGTGCCTCTGAGTCTGTGTGGGgcgatgtttgtttgtttgtttgtttgttttgtacaatttatatactgtttgattgttaaaaaaacaaaaaacctctgtTAATCACAGCCATCATCCCTGTGTTTAGGATCAGGAGCAGAGCTCTAGGACAGGTTTAAACACCATCACTCTAATTTTTAAGACACTTCCCAGTACTCTGCTGTATTTCTTCCCCTGCAGAGCAGAGGTGACAGTTCCAGCTTGGAGCAGTTTCTTCTCTTACCCATTTGCATTTCTACAAGATGACTACAAAGGCATCTTGAAAAGTCTGTTTACTCTTTAGCTGTGTATCCCCAAGGCAGAAAAAATCCATTAGCTCCctgagcaattaaaaaaaaaagttggaagtTTTAAGTCTTGCTGACTGCCATGGTAGCGCAAGGTCTCTGCCTGCAGTGGATAAAATGTACCTTTAGGGAGGCAGAAACACACAGACATTGTGGCTTGAGCAAATCAAAGAGATTGGAGCTCTTTTCTCCATACATGCTCCACAATCTGTGGGTTTCTGTTGTTCACAGATAATGGTTAAGAAACACTTTTCTTTctcagcagtaataataataacaacaaaaacaatagcaACTAAATTCTAacaggggttgtttgtttttttttttaaaaaaaagcaccaatCACATGCCTGCTTTTTCTGTGGCTCATGGTAAAATGGGCTGTTGGCCCTCCTGACAAGGACCTGAACAAAGACTTGCTGTAGAACAGGGCTCAAAGCAGACACACCGGCTGCAGTCTAAATCCAGCCAATGTTTAGTCTAAAGCTCTTTTCAGAGGGGATGGCAAAGAGGTAGCAGGTTGATGCAGAAGGAGATGCTGTAGATGCCCTCTAAAAGTGTCTGGATGGATAAACTGTATTTCTAACACACCTTAAAGGTTTCCTCTTCTATTCTTTTCATGTCTCCCACTGACAGTAGTCTAAGCTCTGGGGCCCTCACTTTTGAAACAAATGGCGTGCATGCTTGTTTGTAGCCTCTACTCCTAATGCTGCCTGTTTAAATTTCTTTGCAGATAACTGGGCTGGTTAACAAATGGGAGTGGACAAAGGATGACATTATTCTCCATGTTCTGCCTTTGCATCATGTCCACGGGGTGGTCAACAAGCTGCTATGTCCCCTCTGGGTTGGCGCAACATGCATTATGCTTCCTGAGTTCAGCGCAAAGGCGGTAAGTTTGTCAGGGTTGCTGGGTGGGGGGCTGCCACCTGTCTGCTAACCTTTCAGATGAATTGCTGCAGGAGACTTTATATTAGAGtgaggatggggtgggtgggggtgggcttgCTGTAAATAGGCTCTCACAGCAGGTAACAATCTCTTCCAGATGAGCAAAAATGGAAGCCTttgtaaattaaaataaacaagagTGGGATCTTTTCTTTCAGACTGGAAGTGTGCAATGAAtgataaatataataattttgtGGTTGGCTAAAGAAAATCTTAGTGGTCCAGTATCTTTTGTGTCATGACCTCAAAGGTGCACAGATTGTGGTTTATTGGCCCAAATGTGTTTTGAGTCAATTGTCTCTCTTCATTGGAGTAACTAATTTGACTTTTCCAACGAATGACCAAAAACACCTTCCCATCATGTACCCATCACCTGCGCACCTTTTGAGGTTTCCTTTCTGCATCCCTTCATTTGCTGCCCTCCCATCTTTCCTTTTCTGGTAGTTTTTGTGGTCTTCCTTCAAAATGATGTTGTTACTTCATGCATGTGAAGCAGGTTCGTGTCAAAACAGTGGCTGTATTGCTCAGTACAAGAGGTGTACCTTGGGCTCCCTTGCTTTCAGAATGGCAATGGGTGCTGGGACCAACTGTCTCCCATCACTTCTATGACTTTCAGAGAGAGGAAGGTGAAAATACCCAATGCTCTTTTAATTGAAAAGGCCTGTAACTCTATGGCAGAGCGcacactttgcatgcagcagatcctgggttcaatccctggtatctccaggcagTGCTGGGAGTGACTGGAGTGACTGGTcagaaacactggagagctgccacTAGATGATGGGTCAGTAGTCCGACTCACTTTAAGGCAGATTCCTGCATTTTCATTCTTGTACTCCCCTTTCTCTACTCCATTCTTTTAAGTAGTAGTCTCTTAACAAAAACCCTTGGCTTTACCATGTCCAGGCTCTGCTGCCTTTCTTTGTAGCCTTCACCTTTCAATGGTTCTTGTTGCTCTGATTGGCTTGGGCCATGTGTCATGTGGTGAGTCCTAAAGGCTTCAGAGTTCTTGCTGCCCTAGGTAAGATTGGCTGGTTGTCTCTGGTACTTTGTATACAGCCAGTGCTTTCTGGCTCTGATGTGTTCTGCAAATGTTGATTCATTCATCCATGCCAACACTAAGCAGTAGATTTTTCCCTTTGCTCCTAATAGCTTAGCCTTGCCTCACATATACCAGCCCAATTATTACATTTGACTGGAATGGCGCAGTTAAGGGTGGCCCATGATATATGCCTGGCTTCTTTAAGATACAGAGGATATGTAGTGCATCGATGCCTCAGTTGTGGATCTTCTTGCCCGCTACTATCAAGCAAGCACCAGCAGTGCTGTGTTTTCAACACCTGCCCAAGACCATTCTGTTTACACAACCCTTTTCTGATGTGCAACTCTGGCATCAGTTATTGTGTATCGCTGTCCAGATGttgataaagctttttttttttaaaaaaaaatggtgcttTACGGATGTGTTACATTCACTGCCAACATGCATTTTTCCACTGTGGTATAtaagccaataaataaataagcaaataggGGAGAGGTTTAGCAAAATGGAGACGCCCTTGGAATTTCAAAAGAATAAAGGGCTGCAAAGTCAAACTGCCCTTGCCAGCTCAGGAGCATGGAAGTTCAGCTAGCATCACTTCTGTGCCTGTGTTTTGCTTCCCTCTGGCTGGAAGTGCAGATATTGCAGCAATTCCTCAAAGGGTAGTTGTTCTTTTAATGGTATGGTATAGTTTTATTTATCTACTGCTTCTATGAACAGCATTAATAAACATTATGAAAGAAATACACACTAGAAATGTATATTTCTCAGAGAAAGAGACAAACAGGTCTGGCTGATCTTCTGCTGGCATGGCCTTTCCCATGCTTTTGACAATTTCCCAAGGAATAAGTGAGTCCCACCATGTGCTCTTTCTAGCCAGTTCAGTGCCTTGTGGCAATGGGGGTGGCATTAACAGGAAGGACACCCTGTACTGGTTGGCCTCTCTCACACCCAGAGATGGTTGTCCTTTTGTCACCCATTGCTGTGATGATGGAAACTCTGTGCCAGATGTTGAGATCATGGCTCTGCAAGAGGAGACAGCTTTGATGCGCGCTCTCCATCCCTGGAGACAGCGCCACAGTGGAGCAGATGAAAAGCACAGCAGCAGCCCCTTCATCAGTGCTTGTGATGTGAGATGGTATTGAAGGAGATGAAGAGGCCTGAGCATTTGGCAATGGCATTTACACCAAGGTGCCAAACCCACTTAGATTATTTAGAAGAGGAAAGGGGTCGTTTTCTTAAAATGATCTGTCTGTCAGGTAGGAATCCAGGTGCTTCTAGGAACAGTGAAAATTTCATTCCTGTTGTCTGGATTCCCAGCCAAAGCTACTGTTGGGAAGAGGGGCATATGAACACCCTTCTTAAAGTTATTagccctccctccccaacctgATGCATTCCAAATGTTCTGTTTTGAGTGCTGGGAGGTTGATAAATTTGACAGGCTTCAAAGGAGAGTTGCAAGGGTGATAAAATGTATGGGGCCAAATCCTTTTTAAGGATTGATTGGAGAACTTGGTAATATTAGGCTGAACCAGCAAGTACAATCTGCCAGTGTCAGGACTGAGGATCTGTGGGAGGTTCAGCTGACGACCAGGCTAGGAAACGAACTAATAGCCAGGCCAAGCCAGGCCCAGGAAATACTATCCTAGCCCAGGCAAAGTCCTACACTGAACTGGAAGCTTTAATAGTCCTTCCTGTTGAGGAAAGCCAATGGCCAGCCTGATTTCTAGTCTGGTGGTTCATCACATGATGTAGCTGTGTACAGAACTGTGGGTTCCCCCTTCTAATCACAGAAGCATCAGCCCCACTGAAATGTAATCTGCCTCCTTCTAACATGCAAAACAGTTTTAGCAAATGCTGCCTGCCTGCAGTGTATTGCACAGACACATGTTCTAGAACACGTATGTGTGGGCAGGGGTCCAAGGAGAACATCGAGTGGCATTCAACCAGAGGCCTAcgcagaatagacccattgaagttaatggacatgactaacttaggttcattcatttcagtgcatctCCTCTAAGTAGTTTAGTACCACGCAGTGTTTCCAAAGTAATTCCCCTTGTGTGTATGTGAATCCTGCGCTACTAAGATACTGTTTGCCCCTTACAGACTTGAGTTTTTCTGCATCTCCTTCCCAACATCTGCATGTTGCAGCCTGTGttctggtgggtggggagagggagtccAAACTGATGTGTGCTGACCAGAGAGCTCAGTGGAGTCTGACAAGCAAGGGCAAGAGAGGGCACCAACTCGAGAAGGTTAAGCGATGCCCCCACTTGCCCTGCCTTGGCCCAAGAATGGCTGGCCAGGGACCAGCTGCCTGGCCTGTTCTTTTCCGCAAGCTCTCTGGTGCAGTAAAGGCCTTGGGAGGACTTtatgtgcctttttatttttgtttactttCCCCCCGTTTCTCTATCCTTTTTGTGAGGGCCTCCCGAGGGAGTAGGAAAGTGGTTTGATTGACATGACAAAGGAGGTGCAGGAGGGTAAATCGGGCTTTCTTACGGAGTTTAACACAAGCCGACTTTGAGTTCCAGTCTATTTTCACCAGCTGTTTATAAAGTGCCCTTTTGCTACCGAAATCGGCTCTCGGGAAAGCGGCACAGTTTCAGCGGCGGATTTCGCAGAAGGAGCCTGAGCTTTTCCTTCCGCCTtttgtatttctgtttctttgcacCTCGAGAGAGCAGTCAATTACAGGGCGATATAAAGAAACCCGAATGGCAGCTCAAACACTCGACACGCCGATCAAAACAAAGCCGGGAACCTTTCTTCCAAAGCTACTGCTGCCTCCAGAATCAGCCTTGAGTAATACTGGCAAGGGTTCAGGAGAAACCGCAGCAGTGTGCCCAACCTTTCTAATCACTAACACTTCATTATGCGCaataaatactttattattaCAGTGTTTATTAGATTACTTAATTCACGACGTGCCTTTACAGTTACACGTACATGTGGCAGTCTGGTTCGGTTGGTCTTTGTGACAGTAGGCTCCTTGCAGGGTCAGCACAGTGGTGCCCTTAGGTCACTAGTCATTGTAGCATCTTTCCCTGTAACCAGTCTGTGCATCCAAGGGAAACAGCAAGAACACCCCAAGAGACACTTGTAGTGGctgctttcctcctcttctttcagaGAATTTGGCATTAGTGTTTGGTGGGATCCCAGTGGAACTATGCCCTTGTGAGCAGAATATCAGAAATGCTCAAAACTTCCTCCAGCTGGGGTGCTGCACATCTCTTCTAAGCAAAAGTTTATTTGAAGTCAAatagaagcagcaacagcagcaaatggcAAGGCCGGAAGGGACCCTAGAAAGCaggatacagtcaaacctcggtttacgactacctcgggGAGCGACTGCTTCGGCGAGCAActgctgcggacccggaagtgtttacatctgggttctgcggcgtcggatgtgcagacgcgatctgcgcagcatgtgtgtgcgcagaagcgctctatcggcgcttcgcgcacgcgcagaagcatgccttcggggagtgaccgcttcagcgagcgaccgcctccgcggaacagattgtGGTCACAAACTGAGAGACCACTGTATCTTGTATATGGGGAACCTTCACAATATGATCATTCAGGCTCCTCTTGAAGGCTTCCAAGGAAGTACATCAGAATGTAATAAGAGGCTGATGGAGCCTTTCATATTCAGCGTACTCTTCTTGCAGTGGCCAGCAAGATGCCTATggcaagccagcaagcaggatctgagcacaacagcaatctCTGCACCTGGTATCCAGAGGTTTACTTCCTCCAACAAAATTAATCTGctgctaatgcactattattgtgtcaataatatgttgcagaatacacctgtgGTAAAACACCAGACTGGAGGGGTCATCTTCCTGGGATTGGAGCCTCTGGGTGTGAACAAAGTTGGggcctg includes:
- the ACSF3 gene encoding malonate--CoA ligase ACSF3, mitochondrial isoform X2, with the translated sequence MLGSLLISNRSYLAKCLVRGLCLPVWDSSGLSAAHCIFKGLHTSRTPCHGQIAPVFTRALAFGDKIAIVDQHGEHSYKDLYARSLHLSQMICKTLGSSGGDLKGERISFLCPNDASYVTAQWASWMSGGTAVPLYRKHPVSELEYFIKDSQSALLVVEEEYVEKVTPSAEKLGVPVLSLPKSGRCGSKVDASLLKASCPISEWKGRAAMIIYTSGTTGRPKGVLSTHQNVQAVITGLVNKWEWTKDDIILHVLPLHHVHGVVNKLLCPLWVGATCIMLPEFSAKAVWEAFLKPQAPRVNVFMAVPTIYAKLMEHYDKHFRQPHVQDFIHAACRENIRLMVSGSAALPVPLLERWKSITGHTLLERYGMTEVGMALSNPLHGPRIPGDTAVYKEGTYWIRGRTSVDIIKSGGYKISALEVERHLLAHPSIADVAVIGAPDMTWGQKISAVVRLHEGQALSLTDLKEWAREFMAPYTIPSELLVVNEIPRNQMGKVDKKQLLKHFYSA